The Ricinus communis isolate WT05 ecotype wild-type chromosome 8, ASM1957865v1, whole genome shotgun sequence sequence aataaaaatataaaaattatttattaatttaatatataaatagaaatatttatcaaatttataaaaaaaaatgtcaaaaacaGAACAAGACTAATCTAAGAcaattgaaatagaaataaagtTATGAAGTCCTCCTcctcaataataatataaactcAAATAGCCTGTTTAAAAGTGCACATATACCTAAAACCCATTacacctatatatatatatacacatgtTCTTGGCTCCTAAGGACACCTCCAAGACTTTCAAGGATTGCAATTCTATTATAAGTTTTTAAAGAaccaatttttcatttttcattgaataattaatatttttatttaataactaataattttaaaaataatatttatttattattatttgttattacAGATGAAAAATACTCTATATCTCTAGTATATATCATTATGATTGGtggaattttaaaaataatcaaatataaaaactcttaataattatcaaatataaagaatcttgaatattattaaataaaaaaataatttaatttgtaaggtcttataattttattttctttttgtggcAGGACGCCAGCTCGTCAATATATCTACACTTTCATGTTGAtgcagaaagaaaaagaaaaataatatccCCTGGCAAACGACAGCGTATTAGGACCAATTGAACATAATAAAGTAGCATCCGAAAGGAAATTAGTCCATTAGCTGAGGTAAGTccattcaaaatcaaaatcaaaatctagGGCTTGATTGAAGGTGTCATCGCAAACCCTCTTCTTCTCAACCGAAAAATGACGCCGCCTCCTGGACCTTACTCCGGCACCAGCACCTTGGCTCTGGTAATTCTGTTATCCTCTGTTTGCCTCCACTATCAGTTGCTCCTAATGAGAACTCgtgttgaatttgaatttaagtgaatcttttttttttccttaatgtTGTGAAGGTGGCTCGTGTATCAGCTTTCTCTTTCGGTCTTGTGTATGGTAACATGAAGCTCAAGTATCTCAAGGtacatttcttcttcttttttttttttgtggatTATGATGTGTACTGTATCAAATGTGATATTAAATTCAatcattttagatttttaattctcTTGTTTAATTTTGGTTTGGATCAGTTTTTCTGTTTATGTCTatgaaagaaaaggtaaatGCTATTTTAGTAAGCTAATTTAACAGTTAATTTTTTTGGACTTGTTGGgtttaaatcttaaataagTCTAATTGGAAACTAATTGGAAATGCCAAGTAAAAAGAATGTGGCAAGCATCTTCAACAGGATAAACTCttttccccttttcttttctgatttcatgatttcttgttttttctgGAATTCTGCTTATTTAATTTCACTCGACAAGAAGCTACtactatttttttgtttgttgaaGTGGGTTATGTtcattcaatttattattttcctcccattcccttttctttaactATTACCATGTGTATTATGGAAATCGTAAGTCTATAACTTGGAACTAAAGCTTAGCTGAGTTGAATCAATATCATTCACAGGTTTCTTTGTTACGAATGCTCGGCATAATTTTAACCTATCCTTTTGTCTGACGGTCtctgcttcttttcttttttactaaaaataaatgcacATATATTCATACTCACTTCTATGCAGAACTGTTTTCAACCCTCTCTCCCCCTTATGACTCTCATGCATTTGAATGCATTTGAATGCTTacttg is a genomic window containing:
- the LOC8284390 gene encoding uncharacterized protein LOC8284390 produces the protein MTPPPGPYSGTSTLALVARVSAFSFGLVYGNMKLKYLKAKAKSQKKAEAKAHH